In Hamadaea flava, a genomic segment contains:
- a CDS encoding glycoside hydrolase family 9 protein — MFETFRIRGWAFAAAVAAAIPLTVTVTAAPAAAATVLEVAVSQAGYSSNAYKVGYAVADAKLPVATTCQIVQGSTVVVPSCVLLDRGVTWGNHVYVVEFAGLTTAGGDYALVVGGVASPRFAIMADVWTSYLDEMTAFYRIQRSGVATADVYPTGYSDIAPSPEIFHAAGHLDDAASADGTEHYALTGGWYDAGDYGKYAGNQWVGGSIAISYLRHAAAPAVAFDNDGNGVPDLIDEARFGSEYLLRFAVAFGGAMYDIKGSGGFTHPETQTDGVIGTADDRRISGLGVGGSAKAAGTLAATARAIETAVTRGHIAPAQVAAYQAFAAQCEQTALVYYNYAVAHQADPIGSYSTRDGIANSLLFAQAELALLTGDQTLRDAAETTIAATAFSVRSSTNYWDMAPLSMAELYPIATATGKTTIQRFLKNQLDYILSSTDDTPYGVVNQFKNFGVNEPHASYMADALRYYELFGDQRALKAVLRGTYWLFGANPWNISWVSGIGQNSVKFLHTRLDEQAQSETGDGVVIPGALVSGPNAKDPLDARSASPWYEDRPLWTDSGQQWRYNEYSISIQAGLLYSIVGLADINDAPTTVGTPPTAMSVTSPLIGDYVTGNVTVFAQSGTSLTDHRIGPDWQPMTSAGGGVSTAVVDVSGLQPYTTTRVDVRGAQASGAYSYGSTHYTIAPPLPSPETPLLYDGFGGDGVFGAQGFTWVNWWNNNAGVGSASKVVYDGRTAGRFVQNPATAASQAKYQPWHDVADLSGYRYVTVVMRSPSPGNRVWLQMTDADSSHRVSGTTFLTVPDAWTTYQFDLNAFPGLDRSAAKLELWQQQTADVDGELYVDSISFTNTASGTAPTLGGLAVSSATGSTTTTFTFSAQYTDVDGQLPFAVQLVVDGVVRPMTAVDPADTNVTDGAGYQLSLTLPKGPHAWYVRAGDTTSSPTVTPQQTGPTVS, encoded by the coding sequence ATGTTCGAGACATTCCGGATCCGAGGATGGGCGTTCGCCGCAGCGGTAGCGGCCGCCATCCCACTCACCGTCACAGTGACCGCGGCTCCCGCCGCCGCGGCCACCGTGCTCGAAGTCGCCGTGAGCCAGGCGGGCTACAGCTCCAACGCGTACAAGGTCGGCTATGCGGTCGCCGACGCGAAGCTGCCGGTCGCGACGACCTGCCAGATCGTCCAAGGCTCGACGGTCGTCGTGCCGAGTTGCGTACTGCTCGACCGGGGCGTGACCTGGGGGAACCACGTGTACGTGGTGGAGTTCGCCGGGCTGACGACCGCCGGCGGGGATTACGCGCTGGTGGTGGGCGGCGTCGCGTCACCCCGGTTCGCGATCATGGCCGACGTCTGGACGAGCTACCTCGACGAGATGACGGCGTTCTACCGGATCCAGCGATCCGGCGTGGCCACCGCCGACGTGTATCCGACCGGATACAGCGACATCGCGCCGAGCCCGGAGATCTTCCACGCGGCCGGGCACCTCGACGACGCCGCGTCCGCCGACGGCACCGAGCACTACGCGCTCACCGGCGGGTGGTACGACGCCGGCGACTACGGCAAGTACGCCGGCAACCAATGGGTGGGCGGCTCGATCGCCATCAGCTACCTGCGCCACGCGGCGGCGCCCGCCGTCGCGTTCGACAACGACGGCAACGGCGTACCCGATCTGATCGACGAGGCCCGGTTCGGCAGCGAATACCTGCTGCGGTTCGCCGTCGCCTTCGGCGGCGCCATGTACGACATCAAGGGCAGCGGCGGGTTCACCCACCCGGAGACCCAGACCGACGGAGTCATCGGCACCGCCGACGACCGCCGGATCTCCGGGCTCGGCGTCGGCGGCTCGGCCAAGGCCGCGGGCACCCTGGCCGCGACCGCCCGAGCGATCGAGACCGCGGTCACGCGCGGGCACATCGCCCCCGCACAGGTCGCGGCGTACCAAGCCTTCGCCGCCCAATGCGAGCAGACCGCCTTGGTGTACTACAACTACGCGGTCGCCCATCAGGCCGACCCCATCGGCTCGTACTCCACCCGCGACGGCATCGCCAACTCGCTGCTGTTCGCCCAAGCGGAACTCGCCCTGCTGACCGGCGATCAGACGCTGCGGGACGCCGCCGAGACGACCATCGCCGCCACCGCCTTCAGCGTCCGGTCCTCGACCAACTACTGGGACATGGCACCCCTGTCGATGGCGGAGCTGTACCCGATCGCGACGGCGACGGGGAAGACCACCATCCAGCGTTTCCTGAAGAACCAGCTCGACTACATCCTCTCGTCCACCGACGACACTCCGTACGGCGTCGTCAACCAGTTCAAGAACTTCGGCGTCAACGAACCGCACGCCTCCTACATGGCCGACGCGCTGCGCTACTACGAGCTGTTCGGCGACCAGCGGGCACTCAAGGCCGTCCTGCGCGGGACGTACTGGCTGTTCGGCGCGAACCCCTGGAACATCAGCTGGGTCTCCGGCATCGGGCAGAACTCCGTCAAGTTCCTCCACACCCGGCTGGACGAGCAGGCGCAGAGCGAGACCGGCGACGGCGTCGTCATCCCGGGAGCGCTGGTCAGCGGACCCAACGCGAAGGACCCCCTCGACGCCCGCAGCGCGAGCCCGTGGTACGAAGACCGACCTTTGTGGACTGACAGCGGTCAGCAGTGGCGGTACAACGAGTACTCGATCAGCATCCAGGCCGGTCTGCTGTATTCGATCGTCGGGCTGGCCGACATCAACGACGCCCCGACCACCGTCGGCACGCCGCCCACCGCCATGTCGGTCACGTCCCCGCTCATCGGCGACTACGTCACCGGCAACGTCACGGTGTTCGCCCAGAGCGGGACCTCGCTGACCGACCACCGGATCGGTCCCGACTGGCAACCGATGACCAGCGCCGGCGGCGGCGTCTCCACCGCCGTGGTCGACGTCAGCGGCCTCCAGCCGTACACCACGACCCGGGTGGACGTCCGCGGCGCCCAGGCCAGCGGTGCGTACAGCTACGGGTCGACGCACTACACGATCGCGCCGCCCCTGCCGAGCCCCGAGACCCCGCTGCTCTACGATGGCTTCGGCGGCGACGGCGTGTTCGGCGCACAGGGATTTACCTGGGTGAACTGGTGGAACAACAACGCCGGGGTCGGCTCGGCGAGCAAGGTCGTCTACGACGGGCGTACCGCCGGCCGATTCGTGCAGAACCCCGCCACCGCGGCGTCCCAGGCGAAATATCAGCCGTGGCACGACGTCGCGGATCTGTCCGGCTATCGCTACGTCACGGTCGTGATGCGGAGCCCGTCGCCGGGCAACCGGGTGTGGCTGCAGATGACCGACGCCGACTCCAGCCATCGGGTCTCCGGCACCACGTTCCTCACCGTTCCGGACGCGTGGACGACCTACCAGTTCGACCTCAACGCCTTCCCCGGCCTCGACCGCTCAGCCGCGAAGCTGGAGCTTTGGCAACAACAGACCGCCGACGTCGACGGCGAGCTGTACGTGGACTCGATCAGCTTCACCAACACCGCGTCCGGCACCGCGCCCACGCTCGGCGGGCTGGCGGTCTCCTCCGCCACCGGGTCCACGACGACGACCTTCACCTTCTCCGCGCAGTACACCGACGTCGACGGCCAGCTGCCGTTCGCCGTGCAGCTCGTCGTCGACGGGGTGGTGCGGCCGATGACCGCCGTCGACCCGGCGGACACGAACGTCACCGACGGCGCCGGCTACCAGTTGAGCCTCACCCTGCCCAAAGGCCCGCACGCCTGGTATGTCCGGGCCGGCGACACGACCTCCTCGCCCACAGTGACCCCACAACAGACCGGCCCCACGGTTTCGTGA
- a CDS encoding LacI family DNA-binding transcriptional regulator has product MLAAERRAHILARAREDGSVKVTRLVAELGVSHVTIRRDLDALVDERVLDKVRGGAMLRVRPDSAAASSQPSFGGTIGLIVPTSYYYRHIAAGVSAAVRRRGGEMQLVVSEYSLDRELHLLGEFVRDGVGGVLYAPSIQLDDDDRQLRERLESAGVPIVLVERTLPAGGLGGPSTVRTAHERGAIGAVRHLVGLGHRRIAMISRGRTQTADLVRAGWRRAIGQAGLEKEAILLGADVLGGEPTWKPDGVELVLDRLRQHGATALFCHGDENSLLTLVHRARSTGLSVPGDLSIIAYDDEISVFADPPLSAVAPDRETVGSLATRLLLDSIERGDEPSAPLHMEVEPRLVVRSSTASPAR; this is encoded by the coding sequence ATGCTCGCCGCGGAACGACGTGCACACATCCTCGCGCGTGCCCGGGAGGATGGGTCGGTCAAGGTCACCCGGCTCGTCGCCGAGCTGGGCGTCTCCCATGTGACGATCCGCCGGGACCTCGACGCCCTCGTGGACGAACGCGTGCTCGACAAGGTACGCGGCGGAGCGATGCTCCGCGTACGCCCGGACTCGGCCGCCGCGTCGTCGCAGCCGTCGTTCGGTGGCACGATCGGCCTCATCGTGCCGACGTCGTACTACTACCGGCACATCGCGGCCGGCGTCTCGGCGGCGGTACGCCGGCGCGGCGGCGAGATGCAGCTGGTCGTGTCGGAGTACAGCCTCGACCGGGAACTGCACCTGCTCGGCGAGTTCGTCCGCGACGGCGTCGGCGGCGTGCTGTACGCGCCGTCGATCCAGCTGGACGACGACGACCGGCAGCTGCGGGAGCGCCTCGAATCGGCCGGCGTCCCGATCGTGCTGGTGGAGCGTACGCTGCCGGCCGGCGGGCTCGGCGGGCCGTCGACTGTCCGCACCGCGCACGAGCGGGGCGCGATCGGCGCGGTACGCCACCTGGTCGGGCTCGGGCATCGCCGGATCGCCATGATCAGCCGTGGTCGCACCCAGACCGCCGACCTCGTCCGAGCCGGGTGGCGGCGAGCCATCGGGCAGGCCGGGCTGGAGAAGGAGGCGATCCTGCTCGGGGCCGACGTGCTGGGCGGGGAGCCGACCTGGAAGCCCGACGGCGTCGAGCTGGTGCTCGATCGGCTGCGGCAGCATGGCGCGACGGCGCTGTTCTGCCATGGCGACGAGAACTCGCTGCTCACTCTGGTGCATCGGGCACGGAGCACCGGTCTCAGCGTTCCCGGCGACCTGTCGATCATCGCGTACGACGACGAGATCTCCGTCTTCGCCGACCCGCCGCTGTCGGCGGTCGCGCCGGACCGGGAGACGGTCGGCTCGCTCGCGACGCGGTTGCTGCTCGACAGCATCGAGCGCGGTGACGAGCCGTCGGCACCGCTGCACATGGAGGTCGAGCCCCGTCTCGTGGTCCGCTCGTCGACGGCGAGCCCGGCGCGCTGA
- a CDS encoding hydroxyacid dehydrogenase has product MSSSDDHAGIARLAPASRPRTLVVMGERHFRDMFDAPRLHRLRHLCDVRGPLPAGSFHDGRVRAELGEVEVLLTGWGCPPLDDEVLAAAPRLRAVFHAAGSVKANIPPAAWQRGLVVTSAAAANAKPVAEFTLASILLEGRRTWRYVEGYRRHRDGDSAWRDLVPPTLNHGAVVGLVGLSRVGRRVAELLQPFDFTVLAADPIVDRDQAARLGVTLADLDDLLRSSDIVSLHAPELPETRHLLDRRRLALLKKDAVLINTARGGLIDTAALIDTCRAGHIRAILDVTEDEPLPADSPLYELPSVQLTPHIAGSMHGETRRLADSALDELERFLDRRPLEHQVEAAGLSTLA; this is encoded by the coding sequence ATGAGTTCCAGCGACGACCACGCCGGCATCGCCCGGCTGGCCCCCGCTTCCCGGCCACGGACCCTCGTCGTCATGGGAGAACGACACTTCCGCGACATGTTCGACGCCCCGCGCCTGCATCGGCTGCGCCACCTCTGCGACGTACGCGGGCCGCTACCTGCCGGCTCCTTCCACGACGGGCGAGTCCGAGCCGAGCTGGGCGAGGTCGAGGTGCTCCTGACCGGGTGGGGCTGTCCACCGCTCGACGACGAGGTCCTGGCCGCCGCACCCCGCCTGCGCGCCGTCTTCCACGCGGCCGGGTCGGTGAAGGCGAACATCCCGCCGGCTGCCTGGCAGCGAGGACTGGTCGTCACCTCGGCGGCGGCGGCCAACGCGAAGCCGGTCGCCGAGTTCACCCTGGCCAGCATCCTGCTCGAAGGCAGACGGACCTGGCGCTACGTGGAGGGGTACCGGCGACACCGCGACGGTGACAGTGCGTGGCGGGACCTCGTTCCGCCGACGCTGAACCATGGCGCCGTGGTCGGACTCGTCGGGCTGTCGCGGGTGGGCCGCCGGGTGGCCGAGCTGCTCCAGCCGTTCGACTTCACCGTGCTCGCGGCAGACCCCATTGTGGACCGCGACCAGGCGGCGCGGCTTGGCGTGACGCTGGCCGACCTCGACGACCTCCTGCGCTCGTCGGACATCGTCAGCCTGCACGCCCCAGAACTTCCGGAGACTCGTCATCTGCTCGACCGTCGCCGGCTCGCGCTGCTCAAGAAGGACGCCGTGCTCATCAACACCGCACGCGGCGGGTTGATCGACACCGCGGCCCTCATCGACACCTGCCGTGCCGGGCACATCCGGGCCATCCTCGACGTCACCGAGGACGAACCGCTGCCGGCCGATTCGCCACTGTATGAGCTGCCGTCGGTTCAGCTCACTCCGCATATCGCGGGATCGATGCACGGGGAGACGCGCCGGTTGGCCGACTCGGCGCTCGACGAGCTGGAGCGGTTCCTCGACCGCCGGCCGCTGGAGCACCAGGTCGAAGCCGCCGGCCTCAGCACCCTCGCCTGA
- a CDS encoding ABC transporter substrate-binding protein, whose translation MLRSRHRPLAAATAVLAVAATLAACSDKDASTDKVTITVMGQPAATNKAALALFQQQVAEFEAANPTIDVVGSDVPWDAKTFAARLAGGNAPAVIRVPLTEPPSLIERKQVADITAEASELASFAELNPRVMDFLVRDKVVYGLPEKSYAFGLVYNRELFTKAGLDPDHPPTTWDEVRTAAKQISEKTGKTGFGEISTNNSGGWHLTGYTYTNGGTMIKQGADGKYVASFNDEPTRKVLQWWKQVRWQDDSLGDNMLGKQEDLLAQFTAGNVGMWVSAPPDLYPNYVAAGGDPAKYGAAAMPQGGANATLAGATVLMVSAKASAAQRAAAVKWIEFRALRPNYDPDVAAKYAKASAADGLPVGVPVLPIFSQERYQKVQTAISAYVNVPVKNFASYVDSLNRFTYVAEPAVSSQEIYAALDPLVQKVLTDKNADINALLSDAEKRVNTILTQAQR comes from the coding sequence ATGCTGAGATCGCGCCATAGGCCACTGGCCGCCGCGACGGCAGTCCTCGCCGTCGCCGCCACCCTCGCCGCCTGTTCCGACAAGGACGCGAGCACCGACAAGGTCACCATCACCGTCATGGGCCAGCCGGCCGCCACCAACAAAGCCGCGCTCGCCCTGTTCCAGCAGCAGGTAGCGGAGTTCGAGGCGGCCAACCCGACCATCGACGTCGTCGGCAGCGACGTCCCGTGGGACGCGAAGACCTTCGCCGCCCGGCTGGCCGGCGGCAACGCGCCCGCCGTCATCCGGGTACCCCTGACCGAGCCGCCGTCGCTGATCGAGCGCAAGCAGGTCGCCGACATCACCGCCGAGGCGTCTGAGCTGGCCAGCTTTGCCGAGCTGAACCCGCGGGTCATGGACTTCCTCGTCCGCGACAAGGTCGTATACGGGCTGCCGGAGAAGAGCTACGCGTTCGGCCTCGTCTACAACCGCGAGCTGTTCACCAAGGCCGGGCTCGACCCCGACCACCCGCCGACGACCTGGGACGAGGTCCGGACGGCCGCCAAGCAGATCAGCGAGAAGACCGGCAAGACCGGCTTCGGCGAGATCTCCACCAACAACAGCGGCGGCTGGCACCTCACCGGGTACACGTACACCAACGGCGGCACGATGATCAAGCAGGGCGCCGACGGCAAGTACGTGGCGTCGTTCAACGACGAGCCGACCCGCAAGGTCCTGCAATGGTGGAAGCAGGTCCGGTGGCAGGACGACTCCCTCGGCGACAACATGCTCGGCAAGCAGGAGGACCTGCTCGCGCAGTTCACCGCCGGCAACGTCGGCATGTGGGTCTCCGCACCACCGGACCTCTACCCGAACTACGTCGCCGCCGGCGGAGACCCCGCCAAGTACGGCGCGGCGGCCATGCCGCAGGGCGGCGCGAACGCGACGCTCGCCGGGGCGACCGTGCTCATGGTCAGTGCCAAGGCATCGGCCGCACAACGGGCCGCCGCGGTGAAGTGGATCGAGTTCCGGGCGCTGCGGCCCAACTACGATCCCGACGTCGCCGCCAAGTACGCCAAGGCGTCCGCCGCGGACGGCCTGCCGGTCGGCGTACCGGTGTTGCCGATCTTCAGCCAGGAGCGGTACCAGAAGGTGCAGACCGCGATCTCGGCGTACGTGAACGTGCCCGTCAAGAACTTCGCGTCCTACGTCGACTCCTTGAACCGGTTCACCTACGTCGCAGAACCGGCGGTGTCCTCCCAGGAGATCTACGCCGCACTGGATCCGCTGGTGCAGAAGGTGCTCACCGACAAGAACGCCGACATCAACGCCCTGCTGTCCGACGCCGAGAAGCGCGTCAACACGATCCTGACTCAGGCGCAGCGGTGA
- a CDS encoding carbohydrate ABC transporter permease: MTSVPTRVPVTARTTPGGTASRRASAARRSAWSALAFLLPAIFLFGYFAWWPIGRSVVLAFQQTNLVDAPEWVGWQNFQELFADPLLPQAVLNTLWFAALSLVIGLPLPLAVAVLTSELRRGGALARTLAYLPVVIPPVVSVLLWKTFFNPGEEGVVNAVLDLVGLGPYPWLQSPDLAMPSLVIVATWSGSGTAILVYLAALTGVSTELYDAAELDGASVWRRVWHVTLPQLRGVILVLLLLQIIGALQVFTEPYVMTDGGPANATVTVLLMIYRYAFLFGDYGVATALSVLLAVALVVVSAAYLRLTRAWSTS, from the coding sequence GTGACATCCGTTCCCACCCGCGTACCGGTGACGGCACGTACGACGCCCGGCGGCACTGCCAGCCGCCGGGCGTCGGCCGCGCGCCGGTCGGCCTGGAGCGCGCTGGCCTTCCTGCTGCCGGCGATCTTCCTGTTCGGATACTTCGCCTGGTGGCCGATCGGCCGCAGCGTCGTGCTCGCCTTCCAGCAGACGAACCTGGTCGACGCCCCCGAGTGGGTCGGCTGGCAGAACTTCCAGGAGCTGTTCGCCGATCCGCTCCTGCCGCAGGCCGTGCTCAATACGCTGTGGTTCGCGGCCCTGTCGCTCGTGATCGGGCTGCCGCTGCCGCTGGCCGTGGCCGTGCTCACCTCCGAGCTGCGCCGCGGCGGCGCTCTCGCCCGCACGCTGGCCTACCTGCCGGTGGTGATCCCGCCGGTGGTCTCGGTGCTGCTCTGGAAGACCTTCTTCAATCCGGGCGAGGAAGGCGTGGTCAACGCCGTGCTCGACCTCGTCGGTCTCGGGCCTTATCCCTGGTTGCAGTCGCCCGACCTCGCCATGCCGAGCCTGGTGATCGTGGCGACCTGGTCCGGCTCCGGCACCGCGATCCTCGTCTACCTCGCGGCGCTGACCGGCGTCAGCACCGAACTCTACGACGCCGCCGAACTCGACGGCGCCTCCGTGTGGCGGCGCGTCTGGCATGTGACGCTGCCGCAACTGCGCGGCGTCATCCTGGTGCTGTTGCTGCTTCAGATCATCGGCGCGCTCCAGGTCTTCACCGAGCCCTACGTCATGACCGACGGTGGGCCGGCGAACGCCACCGTGACCGTCCTGCTGATGATCTACCGGTACGCGTTCCTGTTCGGCGACTACGGCGTCGCCACGGCTCTCAGCGTACTTCTCGCAGTGGCCTTGGTCGTCGTGTCCGCCGCGTATCTGCGCCTCACCCGAGCCTGGAGCACGTCGTGA
- a CDS encoding carbohydrate ABC transporter permease, producing MTAPALGRARRAAPAPPRRILSERDWSRPATRAGWRGMHTVLFIGLLLFGAVPLVWMIRAAASTTTDLVQRPLAVWPEPAKWSNISDAWNLLGIDHYLVNTLWLVAGSWLVQLIVATTAGFALAVIRPWYGRYVYAALLATLFVPGTVTLVALYMTVLDLPGLGVSIADTPWAIWLPAGAHAFNILLAKQFFQAIPAEIFEAAQVDGAGWFTIFRRIVLPMSRPVLAVISLLSIMTAWKDFLWPLIALSDPETQPLAVALPRLAQNTDPAYLVAGLLIASVPPIVVFLLFQRHIVRGIGFSGLK from the coding sequence GTGACCGCCCCTGCCCTCGGCCGTGCCCGGCGCGCGGCCCCGGCGCCGCCGCGCCGCATTCTGTCCGAGCGAGACTGGAGCCGGCCCGCGACCAGGGCCGGCTGGCGCGGGATGCACACCGTCCTGTTCATCGGCCTGCTGCTCTTCGGCGCCGTGCCGCTGGTCTGGATGATCCGGGCCGCCGCGTCGACGACGACCGACCTGGTCCAGCGCCCGCTCGCCGTCTGGCCCGAACCGGCCAAGTGGTCGAACATCTCCGACGCGTGGAACCTGCTCGGCATCGACCACTACCTCGTCAACACCCTCTGGCTCGTCGCCGGATCGTGGCTGGTGCAGCTGATCGTCGCGACCACCGCCGGCTTCGCCCTCGCCGTCATTAGGCCCTGGTACGGGCGCTACGTCTACGCGGCGTTGCTCGCGACGCTGTTCGTGCCCGGAACCGTCACCCTCGTCGCCCTCTACATGACCGTGCTCGATCTGCCCGGTCTCGGCGTCTCGATCGCCGACACGCCCTGGGCGATCTGGCTGCCCGCCGGCGCGCACGCCTTCAACATCCTGCTGGCGAAGCAGTTCTTCCAAGCCATCCCGGCCGAGATCTTCGAAGCCGCGCAGGTCGACGGCGCGGGCTGGTTCACCATCTTCCGCCGCATCGTGCTGCCCATGTCCCGTCCCGTATTGGCGGTGATCTCCCTGTTGTCGATCATGACCGCGTGGAAAGACTTCCTCTGGCCCCTCATCGCGCTGTCCGACCCCGAGACGCAGCCGCTGGCGGTCGCGCTGCCCCGGCTCGCGCAGAACACCGATCCCGCCTATCTCGTCGCCGGGCTGCTCATCGCGAGCGTCCCGCCGATCGTGGTCTTCCTGCTGTTCCAGCGGCACATCGTCCGCGGCATCGGCTTCTCGGGGCTCAAGTGA
- a CDS encoding sugar phosphate isomerase/epimerase family protein — translation MSALSVQLYSVRDSLRKDPAATLERLAAAGFDEVEPFDLVEWAPRLEEPLRTTGLRARTGHASLLTAPDLPVIFDAAARLGITTVIEPTVRDGWQDLRGVATIADSLNHCAERASSHGLTIGYHNHWWEFTRLAGTTALEQLAGMLHPPVVLELDVYWAAVGGADVTTLATGLAGQIRHLHVKDGPIEQDPASQVPAGTGRVDLAGVLAAVPGATRVLEFDAYAGDVFAALAEGAAWVRTQTEPPADAQTEEA, via the coding sequence GTGAGCGCCCTGTCCGTGCAGCTGTACTCGGTTCGAGATAGTCTGCGGAAGGATCCCGCGGCCACCCTCGAACGGCTGGCCGCGGCAGGCTTCGACGAGGTCGAACCGTTCGACCTCGTCGAATGGGCGCCACGACTCGAAGAACCCTTGCGTACCACCGGTCTGCGGGCCCGGACCGGGCACGCGTCGCTGCTGACCGCGCCGGACCTGCCGGTCATCTTCGACGCGGCGGCCCGGCTGGGCATCACCACCGTGATCGAACCGACCGTACGCGACGGCTGGCAGGACCTTCGTGGCGTGGCGACCATCGCCGACAGCCTCAACCACTGTGCCGAGCGGGCGAGTTCCCACGGGCTGACCATCGGATACCACAACCATTGGTGGGAGTTCACCCGTCTCGCCGGCACCACCGCACTGGAACAACTGGCGGGGATGCTGCACCCGCCGGTCGTACTCGAACTCGACGTCTACTGGGCCGCCGTCGGCGGAGCGGACGTCACGACGCTCGCCACCGGCTTGGCCGGTCAGATTCGGCACCTGCACGTCAAGGACGGCCCGATCGAGCAGGATCCCGCGTCGCAGGTGCCGGCCGGCACCGGACGAGTCGACCTCGCGGGCGTCCTCGCCGCCGTGCCGGGCGCGACCAGGGTGCTCGAATTCGACGCGTACGCCGGCGACGTCTTCGCCGCACTCGCCGAAGGCGCGGCCTGGGTACGCACCCAGACCGAACCCCCGGCCGACGCACAGACGGAGGAAGCGTGA
- a CDS encoding Gfo/Idh/MocA family protein: MNGSGRVGVGVIGAGVISEQYLRNLTRFPDLDVRFVADLDVDRAHAQAARHGVARSGSVGELLHDPAIELVVNLTVPAAHVEIGLQVLESGRHLFAEKPFALDLAGGSRLLAAAQRRGLRTASAPDTVLGAGLQTAARIVADGTIGQPVTANAQFLAVGPESWHPNPEFLFAPGAGPLFDMGPYYLTTLVQLMGPVMRVSAAASTARTTRTIGSGPRKGVEFPVLVPTYHAALLEFRDGGIGQVVFSFQAARSNRPTLEITGTQGTITLPDPNSFTGTTSLWTDDPNTPTEIDAGPAEHTRGIGVLELARAIRAGVPERASGDLAYHVLDIMVAIASSAASRLPVDVTSSVEPAPPLPVGWDPTESTLDTAPVTAG, encoded by the coding sequence GTGAACGGCAGCGGCCGAGTCGGTGTCGGCGTCATCGGCGCCGGCGTGATCAGCGAGCAGTACCTGCGGAACCTGACCCGATTCCCCGACCTCGACGTACGCTTCGTCGCCGACCTCGACGTCGACCGGGCTCACGCCCAGGCCGCTCGGCACGGAGTGGCGCGCTCGGGGTCCGTCGGCGAACTGCTCCACGATCCGGCGATCGAACTCGTCGTCAACCTCACCGTGCCCGCCGCCCACGTCGAGATCGGGCTGCAGGTCCTGGAGAGCGGACGGCATCTGTTCGCCGAGAAGCCCTTCGCGCTCGACCTGGCCGGCGGCAGCCGGCTGTTGGCCGCGGCGCAACGGCGCGGCCTGCGTACCGCCAGCGCACCGGACACCGTCCTGGGCGCCGGCCTGCAAACGGCCGCCCGCATCGTCGCCGACGGAACGATCGGGCAGCCGGTCACGGCGAACGCGCAGTTCCTGGCGGTCGGGCCGGAGTCGTGGCATCCGAACCCCGAGTTCCTCTTCGCGCCCGGCGCCGGGCCCCTGTTCGACATGGGCCCCTACTACCTCACGACGCTCGTCCAGCTCATGGGACCGGTCATGCGGGTGAGCGCGGCAGCCTCGACCGCGCGTACGACGCGGACCATCGGGTCCGGGCCCCGCAAGGGCGTCGAGTTCCCCGTGCTCGTCCCCACCTACCACGCGGCGTTGCTGGAGTTCCGCGACGGCGGCATCGGCCAGGTCGTCTTCAGCTTCCAGGCAGCCCGGTCGAACCGGCCGACGCTGGAGATCACCGGAACCCAGGGCACGATCACCCTGCCCGATCCGAACAGTTTCACCGGAACCACGTCACTGTGGACCGACGACCCGAACACGCCGACCGAGATCGACGCCGGACCAGCCGAACACACCCGTGGCATCGGCGTACTCGAACTCGCCCGCGCCATCCGGGCCGGCGTACCTGAACGCGCGAGCGGCGACCTCGCGTACCACGTCCTGGACATCATGGTGGCCATCGCGTCGTCGGCCGCCTCCCGGCTGCCGGTCGACGTCACCAGCTCAGTCGAACCGGCGCCGCCGCTGCCGGTCGGCTGGGACCCCACTGAGTCCACACTCGACACCGCGCCGGTCACGGCCGGATAG